In the Exiguobacterium sp. BMC-KP genome, CAGTCGACGGTGTCGAAGGAACACGATTGATCCGCAAAGACTGGCCGGAAGCAAAAATTCTTGTCGTGACGAGCTTTCTCGATGATGAGAAGGTCTATCCTGTCATCGAAGCCGGTGCGATGAGTTATGTCTTAAAGACAGCTAGCGCTTTTGATATTGCAGAAGCGATTCGTAAGACCGCAAACGGTCAATCTGTCATGGCAGCACAAGTGACGGGTAAAATGATGGAACGTCTCCGTCGTCCCACGACACATTTGCATGATGATTTAACGGAACGTGAGCAAGAAGTCCTTCAATTGATGGCACGTGGTATGGCGAACCAAGAAATTGCAGACGAATTATTCATTTCCTTAAAAACTGTCAAGACACACGTCTCGAACATCTTATCAAAACTCGATGTCGTAGACCGCACACAAGCCGTCGTCTATGCCTTCAAGCATAATCTCGTCAAATAAGATTTAGCACTTCATTACTTATTCCTTCAGCTCACGCAAGAACCCCAGATTGTCTCCTACTCGGAAACAATCTGGGGTTCTTTGCTTTTCGTTATATCATTTACCAGAGCTTCCATCCTGGAGCGCCTGGAGGAGCATTTTCGATCATATGCCAGATTGGTACCGTATACGCAAACGCAATCAAAGCGAATGTCACGAAGATCCATAACTTCCAGTTCTCAAAGAAGAGTGGCGTTGCCATCGCTTCTTCTTCTGTTTCAGCGATCGGAAATTCTTCCGTTCCTTTTGGTGTCCGGAAAGCAAGCTGGAACATGGCATATAAGAACAAGAGAATCGAGATGAACAAAATCGTTCCACCAATCGCCATGGCAACATGATACGGAATCCAGTCGGCGACGATCGAATCCTTGAAATAGCCGGCCGGACCGGTCCGTCTTGGATTACCGAGTAGACCTGAAATATGCATCGCCGTCGACATGAAGAGCATTCCGATCGTCCAGGCAGCCGTTTGAATAAGCCCGATACGATTCATTGCCGCTGTCAACGTCCGACCACGTAAGAGAGGAACAAGCCAGTACGCTGTTCCGAAGAACGTCAATGCCACAGCGGCACCGACCGTAATATGAAAGTGTCCGGTGACCCATAACGTGTTGTGGACGATGATATTCAGTTGATGCGATGCATTGATGACACCACCCGCACCTGCAGGAATGAAGAACAACATCCCGATGAACGGTGCAAGGAAACGGACATCACGATACGGCATTTTTTTCACCCAACCAAATATCCCAGTCGCTCCTTTTCGACGTCCAGCGAGTTCAAATGTCGCAAACATCGAAAAAGCTGTCATCAATGATGGAATGATGACGAGGAACGTCAAGACGACTTGGATATACTTCCAAAATGCTGAGATTCCTGGTTCTAACAATTGATGGTGAAAACCGACCGGGAACGAAAAGAGTAGGAACAATAAAAATGACATACGTGCTAACGCGTCAGAAAAAATCTTTCCTCCAACGATTTTCGGAATGACGGTATACCAGACAATGTAAGCAGGTAACAACCAAAAATAGACGAGTGGATGACCAAAGTACCAAAATAGTGTCCGCGATAGTTCAATTCCGACCTTATCCGTCCAACCGAGGGATAAAGGAAGTAACTGAAAGAGAATCGTCGCTGCTACGCCGAGTGTCGCAACGACCCATAACAAGGCAGTCATGATACTCATGTACGCTTGCAGGGGTGGATGAACACCAGGGTGTTCCCGCTTATAATCAGCATACATGCGGAACATGGCACCCGAAGCAATCCATGTTCCGACGACGAAGATGACGAGTCCGATATAAAATACAGGATGTGCCTTGAGTGGGGCATAGAATGTATAGAGGACGGAAGCTTCTCCTGCAAGTACCATCCATGTGACGAGGATGACACCAAGAATCATGAACCAGAATCCGACCCATCCGAGACGTCGTGGAAAATCTTCAAATCGTCCAAATGATTGACCTAAAAATGAGAACAATAACCCAAAAATGAATAGTGTCGTAAAGACGATCGCAAGCATTAATCCATGAGCGGTCAGAAGCTCATAATATCCGATTCCGGCGATTTCTGGGATGGCACCTGTACGTACCATCGTTTGCAATAGTCCACATAAACCACCGATCAATAAGGCAACGAGTGAAAAACTAACATGCGCGAAGGCAAGTTTCGCTTCTTTAATTCCGATGACAGTAGCCGGCAGACCACGCTCCATCTCAAACTGTCTTAGTTTTTTAGAAATGGCATTCATCTTATTCCACCACCTTGATTTTAGTTGCCATCATATGATGACCTGATCCGCAATATTCGTTACAGACGACAAGATATTCGCCTGCTTCCTTGAACGTATACTCGATTGAATTAATATGTCCGGGAACGACCATCATGTTGACGTTTGTCTTGACGATTTCAAATCCATGTACGACGTCCTTTGATGTCACGAGAAAATCGACCGTCGCCCCTTTAGGTATGACCATATCTTTTGGTGTAAACTGAAAAGCTTGTGAAACGATGACTGCTTCGTAACGGTTGTCATCAATCTTCTTTAGCCCTGGCTTATCGAATGGTTTCGTTTGATCGACTTTCGTCGGGTCAATCAACGTCGCATCGGATGGCGGTTGATTCCCAGATGCAAAGGCTGATACACCGATGATAGTCAAGAAGACTGCTAACATCGCTACTCCGAAGATCAACCAGATTTTTTCTAGACGATGAATATGCATCGTAACTCCCCCTTAACGTGATATAAATAATAGAAAGATTGAGCTCCACATCCCGATGATGACACCTGCTACAATCAGGACAGCAACGAATGTTCCTTTGAGGTTCGATTCTGTTTTTTTGCTCACGGTGATTACTCCTCTCCTGCTTTGAACTTGTCTTAATTGTAAGAATTCAACAGGTCAGGAAACTGTGATAAACATCACTTTAAATGTGAAGATTCCGCAGTTTCTATTTCGAAAACACACAGAAAGTTCACATCTAAATGAGTATAGAAAATTTTTCTACATATAAAAAATGACGTGAGACAGGAAAATCCTGTTTCACGTCGCGATTATTCTTAGATCAGCTATTAAATTCGACAAACACCTGCCGGACACCCTTCACAATGACACAGATCCCGTAGATATTGTGGATCATGAATAATGATTTCTTTTGCCGTCATCGAAATAATCCCTTCTTTTTTCCACTGAGAAAACATACGATTAACGGTTTCACGTGGTGCACCGATCAATTGACCAAACTCCCCGTCGGATGGTCGCTTCGCAAGACGGTAAGTTTCCCCCAGTTGTTCTCCTTCCATCGCAATCAGGCGAAGTAACGTCGAAGCTAATGCACCTGGTTTTCCAAAAAGTAGTAAGTCACGTAGTTTCGTTTCTGTCTGTTTCCGCATCAATGCTTGCCATCGCATGATCTCAAGCGCAAAGGCACCGTCTTTTTTCATGAGCTCTTCTAATTGGTTTTTTGATAAGAATCCGATGATGCTATCTTCCATCGTTTCGATACTGTAGGAACTCGGAAAAGCTTCTCCTACATCAAATTCACCAAACAAATCTCCTTTGAAGTATAAAAACATGAGTAATGGACTGCCTTTTTTCGTCAACTTCGATAGTTTGACGCCTCCTTGTTTCACATAAAACAACTTATCGTTCATTTCCCCTTCCCAACAGACGATGGAATCCTTTTTGAACGTCGTTTCTGTCATGAAGCTTTCAAGCAACGTTCGTGTCTCTGATGATAAGACGAACGTATTGGCTTCAGTCGTTCCACAAGTTAGCATATCCATTTCTCCTCTCCTCTTCTTCTGCTTTTAGTATAGAACATCACAGTCCAAAAGAATGGATTTTCAAAAGATTGTCAAACTTTGTTCAACATTTCACATTTATACTTTAAACATTACCTGACGACTGCTTTTGAGAGTACAAAAGAAATCGTCAGGACTGAT is a window encoding:
- a CDS encoding cytochrome c oxidase subunit II, whose protein sequence is MHIHRLEKIWLIFGVAMLAVFLTIIGVSAFASGNQPPSDATLIDPTKVDQTKPFDKPGLKKIDDNRYEAVIVSQAFQFTPKDMVIPKGATVDFLVTSKDVVHGFEIVKTNVNMMVVPGHINSIEYTFKEAGEYLVVCNEYCGSGHHMMATKIKVVE
- a CDS encoding cytochrome C oxidase subunit II; this translates as MSKKTESNLKGTFVAVLIVAGVIIGMWSSIFLLFISR
- a CDS encoding response regulator, with amino-acid sequence MIRVLLVDDHEMVRAGVSAFLSTQPDIEVVAEASDGQAGALLALEHRPDVILMDLVMEPVDGVEGTRLIRKDWPEAKILVVTSFLDDEKVYPVIEAGAMSYVLKTASAFDIAEAIRKTANGQSVMAAQVTGKMMERLRRPTTHLHDDLTEREQEVLQLMARGMANQEIADELFISLKTVKTHVSNILSKLDVVDRTQAVVYAFKHNLVK
- a CDS encoding Crp/Fnr family transcriptional regulator codes for the protein MDMLTCGTTEANTFVLSSETRTLLESFMTETTFKKDSIVCWEGEMNDKLFYVKQGGVKLSKLTKKGSPLLMFLYFKGDLFGEFDVGEAFPSSYSIETMEDSIIGFLSKNQLEELMKKDGAFALEIMRWQALMRKQTETKLRDLLLFGKPGALASTLLRLIAMEGEQLGETYRLAKRPSDGEFGQLIGAPRETVNRMFSQWKKEGIISMTAKEIIIHDPQYLRDLCHCEGCPAGVCRI
- a CDS encoding b(o/a)3-type cytochrome-c oxidase subunit 1 encodes the protein MNAISKKLRQFEMERGLPATVIGIKEAKLAFAHVSFSLVALLIGGLCGLLQTMVRTGAIPEIAGIGYYELLTAHGLMLAIVFTTLFIFGLLFSFLGQSFGRFEDFPRRLGWVGFWFMILGVILVTWMVLAGEASVLYTFYAPLKAHPVFYIGLVIFVVGTWIASGAMFRMYADYKREHPGVHPPLQAYMSIMTALLWVVATLGVAATILFQLLPLSLGWTDKVGIELSRTLFWYFGHPLVYFWLLPAYIVWYTVIPKIVGGKIFSDALARMSFLLFLLFSFPVGFHHQLLEPGISAFWKYIQVVLTFLVIIPSLMTAFSMFATFELAGRRKGATGIFGWVKKMPYRDVRFLAPFIGMLFFIPAGAGGVINASHQLNIIVHNTLWVTGHFHITVGAAVALTFFGTAYWLVPLLRGRTLTAAMNRIGLIQTAAWTIGMLFMSTAMHISGLLGNPRRTGPAGYFKDSIVADWIPYHVAMAIGGTILFISILLFLYAMFQLAFRTPKGTEEFPIAETEEEAMATPLFFENWKLWIFVTFALIAFAYTVPIWHMIENAPPGAPGWKLW